A stretch of the Chlorobiota bacterium genome encodes the following:
- a CDS encoding NAD(+) synthase yields the protein MNTFNSIYSHGFVRTAVCVPKVNVADITFNTAQILALAKEANNLKVALALFPELGVTAYTLDDLFLQSVILESAKNAISVIVSESKNINTILVIGSPLKFDDKIFNCALVIYKGKIMGIVPKSYIPNYREFYEKRYFASAYDATFTEVNFLGNNIPFGNKLVFEVDTFNIYKKNLFSFSVEICEDLWVPVSPSSFAALAGATVICNLSASDITIGKADYRRSLSLNQSGKCIAAYMYAATGIGESTTDMAWDGQAMICENNTLLVEGERFSFESQIITTDVHIEKLVQERIRLSSFTDSIRVHQNEVSKFRKINFQFEIPSGEVPMIRKIERFPFVLENHLKRDANCYEAYNIQIHGLIKRLLSSKINHIVIGISGGLDSTQALIVAVKAMDILGLPRKNILAYTMPGFATLEKTKDNSWKLMNALGVSSEEIDIKPSCLLMLKDISHPFSDGKPVYDITFENVQAGERTSHLFRLANKNNALVLGTGDLSEIALGWCTYGVGDQMSHYNVNSSVPKTLIKYLIRWSILSNQFDKQTDEVLTSILESEITPELIPSSKGVVQSTELVVGPYELQDFNIYYITRYGILPSNVAYMCWVAWNNKVNGNWDDGIFEVLRKEYDLVTIKKWLKVFLSKFFGSTQFKRSAMPNGPKVGSGGSLSPRGDWRAPSDSVANVWLDELDKNVPDTI from the coding sequence ATGAATACTTTCAACTCAATATACTCTCATGGATTTGTAAGAACAGCAGTTTGTGTACCTAAAGTAAATGTAGCGGACATTACATTTAACACCGCACAAATACTTGCTTTAGCCAAAGAAGCAAATAATTTGAAAGTTGCATTAGCATTGTTCCCGGAATTAGGTGTAACTGCTTACACTCTTGATGATTTATTCTTACAATCAGTTATATTAGAATCAGCAAAAAACGCTATTTCTGTAATAGTTTCTGAGAGCAAAAATATCAATACAATTCTAGTTATTGGATCACCTTTAAAATTTGATGATAAGATATTTAATTGTGCTCTAGTTATTTATAAGGGAAAAATTATGGGGATTGTACCAAAAAGTTATATTCCTAATTACAGAGAATTCTATGAAAAAAGATATTTTGCAAGTGCATACGATGCTACATTTACGGAAGTTAATTTTCTTGGAAACAATATCCCTTTTGGAAATAAATTAGTGTTTGAAGTGGATACTTTCAATATTTATAAAAAGAATTTATTTTCATTTTCAGTAGAAATATGCGAAGATTTATGGGTTCCAGTTTCTCCAAGTAGCTTTGCAGCTTTAGCAGGAGCAACTGTTATTTGTAATTTATCTGCAAGCGATATAACAATTGGAAAAGCAGATTATAGAAGAAGTCTTAGCTTAAATCAGTCTGGGAAGTGCATTGCAGCTTATATGTATGCTGCAACTGGGATTGGAGAATCAACAACTGATATGGCTTGGGATGGACAAGCAATGATTTGTGAAAACAACACTTTATTGGTTGAAGGTGAAAGGTTTTCATTCGAATCACAAATAATTACAACTGATGTTCATATAGAAAAATTAGTTCAGGAAAGAATAAGGCTTAGTAGTTTTACTGATTCAATTAGGGTTCATCAAAATGAAGTTTCAAAATTTAGAAAAATAAATTTTCAATTTGAAATTCCAAGTGGAGAAGTTCCAATGATAAGAAAAATTGAACGCTTCCCTTTCGTTCTAGAAAACCATTTGAAAAGAGATGCTAATTGTTATGAAGCATATAATATTCAAATTCATGGTCTAATTAAAAGATTATTGTCATCAAAAATAAACCACATAGTTATTGGAATTTCAGGTGGATTAGATTCGACTCAGGCTTTAATAGTTGCTGTAAAAGCTATGGATATACTTGGATTACCAAGGAAAAATATTCTTGCATATACAATGCCTGGTTTTGCAACATTAGAAAAAACAAAAGATAATTCCTGGAAATTAATGAATGCTCTAGGAGTTAGTTCAGAAGAGATTGATATTAAACCTTCATGTTTGTTAATGTTAAAAGACATTTCTCATCCATTTTCAGATGGTAAACCAGTATATGATATTACATTTGAAAATGTTCAAGCTGGAGAAAGAACTTCTCATTTATTTAGATTAGCAAATAAAAATAATGCGTTAGTTTTAGGTACTGGTGATTTATCTGAAATTGCTCTTGGGTGGTGCACTTACGGAGTTGGGGATCAGATGTCTCATTATAATGTTAATTCATCTGTACCAAAAACATTAATTAAATATCTTATAAGGTGGTCAATTTTATCCAATCAATTTGATAAACAAACAGATGAAGTTTTAACATCGATATTAGAAAGTGAAATAACTCCTGAATTAATTCCTTCTTCAAAGGGAGTTGTTCAAAGCACCGAATTAGTTGTTGGTCCGTATGAGTTACAAGATTTCAATATATATTATATAACTAGATATGGAATTTTACCAAGTAATGTTGCATATATGTGTTGGGTGGCATGGAATAATAAAGTTAATGGTAATTGGGATGATGGAATTTTTGAAGTATTAAGAAAAGAATATGATTTAGTAACAATCAAAAAATGGCTTAAAGTTTTTTTATCAAAATTTTTTGGTTCAACACAATTCAAAAGAAGTGCAATGCCAAATGGTCCGAAAGTAGGTTCTGGTGGTTCACTTTCTCCACGAGGAGATTGGAGAGCACCTAGTGATTCAGTAGCAAATGTATGGTTAGATGAACTAGATAAAAATGTACCAGATACTATATAG
- the secG gene encoding preprotein translocase subunit SecG, whose protein sequence is MLAVISILCVIIAVALIIMVLLQPSKSGSVGGAFGSLNSSLGSTFGSRRTLDFLSKGTTYGAILLGSLCLLSNIFFIPHKGAAGAANPITTGATVPAGSVSAPPKPKLPSANSTAPAAAKETAPTTSDGKNTKQVNTKATETKSPETKK, encoded by the coding sequence ATGTTAGCTGTTATATCAATTCTATGTGTAATCATTGCGGTTGCATTAATAATTATGGTACTTCTTCAACCAAGTAAAAGTGGATCTGTTGGTGGTGCTTTTGGTTCATTGAATTCTTCTTTAGGATCAACTTTCGGTTCTCGTAGAACTTTAGATTTTTTATCTAAAGGAACTACTTATGGAGCTATTTTATTAGGTTCATTATGTTTATTGTCAAATATTTTCTTTATTCCACATAAAGGTGCTGCTGGCGCTGCAAACCCAATCACAACAGGTGCTACTGTACCTGCTGGTTCTGTTTCTGCACCACCAAAACCAAAACTACCTTCTGCCAATTCAACTGCTCCAGCTGCTGCAAAAGAAACTGCTCCAACAACCAGTGACGGTAAAAATACTAAACAAGTTAATACAAAAGCTACTGAAACTAAGTCTCCAGAAACCAAAAAATAA